The proteins below come from a single Papaver somniferum cultivar HN1 chromosome 11, ASM357369v1, whole genome shotgun sequence genomic window:
- the LOC113324078 gene encoding protein SLOW GREEN 1, chloroplastic-like, with the protein MQRLLIWNAYLCGVISSEYITRGNGNIAKIPELKDGVGLCSGKEDGESFLYDRIAGFDEVISKDPLNIDAYFGLISCINDSGLGEYGNVLKRIEKAMNICKQENKKLCLRECKLFVAEILVLQREYSDALKIYEELVEENILDCRPYLCQGIVYTLLKKPKEAKKCFESYGIIGPKGHPYVRQFEGVIWSLKVIPEFVYYHEMYVSLLHFAGKNLALPFYLPQGTLV; encoded by the exons atgcaAAGATTACTCATTTGGAATGCATATCTTTGTGGTGTTATCAGTAGCGAGTACATTACAAGAGGTAATGGGAATATTGCGAAAATTCCTGAACTCAAAGATGGTGTTGGCCTTTGCAGTGGAAAAGAAGATGGAGAATCTTTTCTATACGATAGAATTGCAG GATTTGACGAGGTAATTTCTAAGGATCCTTTGAATATTGATGCTTATTTCGGGTTAATATCGTGCATAAATGATTCGGGGTTGGGTGAATACGGAAATGTCTTGAAAAGAATTGAGAAAGCCATGAATATTTGTAAGCAAGAAAATAAGAAGCTGTGTTTGAGAGAATGTAAGTTATTTGTTGCTGAAATACTGGTTCTCCAAAGAGAATATAGTGATGCGTTGAAGATATATGAAGAACTTGTTGAGGAAAACATTTTGGATTGTAGACCTTATCTTTGTCAAGGTATTGTCTATACTTTGTTGAAGAAACCGAAAGAAGCTAAGAAATGTTTTGAAAGTTACGGAATAATTGGTCCAAAAGGACATCCTTACGTTAGACAATTTGAAGGTGTTATTTGGTCCTTGAAGGTAATTCCAGAGTTCGTATATTATCACGAAATGTATGTTAGTTTGCTTCATTTTGCAG GGAAGAATCTTGCATTGCCATTTTATCTGCCACAAGGCACATTGGTTTAA
- the LOC113321164 gene encoding acidic leucine-rich nuclear phosphoprotein 32 family member E-like, with protein sequence MEAVVCINSIDNGAEISPLLRALTHVKRLTVNDLILQAICSVCGQSNNLLAFRNVKMLSISKNQTNDEGLIALLKRVPKLETLEFDEYVYDEVKYISDAEDDEVDDNEDDDASSVESKNSNDNEGEGDVSNTAECDNND encoded by the exons ATGGAAGCAGTTGTTTGCATAAACTCTATAGACAATGGTGCAGAAATAAGTCCCTTACTTCGGGCCCTTACGCATGTGAAACGTCTAACAGTCAATGATTTGATCCTACAG GCTATTTGCTCCGTGTGCGGTCAATCAAATAATTTGCTAGCATTCCGTAATGTGAAAATGTTGAGCATATCTAAGAATCAAACCAATGATGAAGGACTAATTGCTTTGCTCAAAAGAGTACCTAAGCTGGAGACACTCGAATTTGATGAG TATGTGTATGACGAAGTAAAATACATTAGCGACGCTGAGGATGATGAGGTTGATGACAATGAAGACGATGATGCCAGCTCTGTTGAGAGCAAAAACAGCAACGACAATGAAGGCGAAGGAGATGTCTCTAACACTGCTGAGTGTGATAACAATGATTAG